Part of the Cohnella candidum genome, GCCGACGCCGCCAAGAAAGACGTGCAGCGCGACATTCAGCGGATTCTTCGGGAGAAGCAAAAGGTCAGTTTTTAAGCTGCGTTGGTTGTTGGTTTGGCGTTTGGCAAGGTTACCAGCAACATCACGGGGTATTTTCAAGCTCCGTGTGCTATAATGAATTTAGTTAGTCATGCTCCATAGCTGCCGTCTGGAATGGCAGCGCCCTTGGATTGCACCGCTGGTGGGCGGTTCGCGCAATCACTTTCGGGGGCGTTTATGGATTCGACGGGGACAGTTCGAGCATGGGTAGCGGGTAGTAGGGCTGCGCCTGCTTTAACAACGCGGAAAGCCTATTAAACGGCAACAAACAACCTTCTCTGGCTCTGGCCGCCTAATAACGGTCACCAGGCTCTAACTCTCCATCGCCCATGTGGCGGGATTAGGGCTCAACTTTAGTGGGATACGCTGTCTAGTCTCCGCCTGGGGCTAGCTGAAGAAGATAATCAGGCTGACCCAACGCAAAGCCGGTTCCGGGGCGTTGCTCGGGTGACATCAAAACTGGGACTACACCCGTAGAAGCCTATGTGGCGTTGTTTTCGGACAGGGGTTCAACTCCCCTCGCCTCCACCATCAAGAAAGCCGACCGCGTGAGGTCGGCTTTTTTGTATGAAGCGAGGGGTTGAACCTGTACGAAAGAGGACAGTAGGGTTCGTTCCGCGCGCAAGACTGCAAAGCAGTCTGAGCACGGCATCTGATTCTACCGCTAAGGTTGTCATCGTCGAATAAGTTTCGTCAGCAATTTCAATAAAAGAAGTCAGATACCCCCGCGCCGAGTAGATAAGCGACCCAAGAAACCGACATGAAATAGTCGGGTTCGTATGGGGAGCATTGAGAAGTCTTGATCTAATCTTCGGAGGTGACACACCATGATCACAGTTCTCAATGTGGACGGCCAAAACCTCACCCCTTGTTTGCCTCACCGGGCCGAACGGGAAGTGAACCGAGCCCGTGCCGTCTGGATCGACGAGCGGACCATCCAATTACTCTACAACCCATTTGTTTTCCAACAATATCGAAAAGCCGCCTTAAAACGGGATCATTACACTTGTTTGTGGTGCGGACTGCCTGCATCGACGGTAGATCACATTGTTCCCTCCAGCAAAGGCGGGTCCGATCATCCTCGAAACTTGCTTGCTGCATGCAGCGATTGCAACTCGAAACGAGGTAACCGCTCGGCGTACGCCTGCCTTAAGGAGAAATTTCTTTCTGTTCCGAATGTAATGAAGCTCGGTTACCGCATTATTAAAGCAACATACAGTCATACGGGTAAAGTTCTAGGCCTGAGGATGAAGGCGTTCATCCTCCGTTAGGAAAGGAGAGGGCAGGTTTGTAAAGGCCGGTCAGGAAAACTATAATGGGTGGCAAGTATCGTATTCAACCAAGGGGGCTATCCGAATGTCATTGAAAGGAAAGCGCGTCATTGTGGTGGGAGGTACTTCAGGTATCGGTCTGTCGACTGCGAAGGCATTTCTGGAGGAAGGGGCTCAGGTGGTTATTGCCAGCCGTTCCTCCGCCAAGCTCTCGGAAGCGAAACAGACGCTTGGCGGGAATGTCGAGACGTATGAGCTGGATTTTCGGAGCGAGGAGAACGCCGCGTCACTTTTCAAAAAGGTCGGCGAGTTCGATCACTTGGTGATTACGGCGGGCGAAGGCGCAATGGGCGATTTCCGCGAATTGCCGGTTGATCAGGCGCAAACCGCTTTTAACAGCAAGTTCTGGGGCCAGTATATGACGGTTAAAGCAGCGCTGCCCTATTTGAACAAAGAAGGGTCGATCTCCTTGACTTCCGGCGTTTACGGCAAACGGCCCGCGAAAGGTGCATCCACTCTAGCCGCAATCAATTCGGCATTGGAAGGTTTAATGCGCGGATTGGCGGTCGACCTTGCACCGATTCGGGTAAACGTAGTTTCTCCCGGAATCGTGGATACGCCTGTCTACGCGGGTATGCCGGAGGAACATCGGAAATCCATGTTCAACGCGATCGCGAGCCAGTTGCCTGTGGGACGGGTCGCGCAGCCGGAAGATATTGCGGAAGCTTATGTTTATCTTGCGAAAAACGGATTCACCACCGGTACCGTTATCCTGATCGAGGGCGGGGCGCTTCTGTCCTAGACTCCTTATGAAATATCTTACGAGTTAAACGGCTAAGGCCATGAACTTCTATGTGAATAGAGCTTCATGGCCATTCTTTTCTGCATTTACCAGAAGATGAAATAGAAAGACCCATATCGACTGAACCAAGAGGTAGATCATGAAGGAGATTCCAAGCCAATAACCGTCGGTATAGTGAAATACCCCCGCCAGCACGGCAGTCCATTCGAAAACCACCGAAACCAACGCCCAAGAAAGAATGTACAATGGAGCCAATTTGGTTTTCCTTTTAATCGGATCGTAAAGGTAAAAGAATAAATAACTGTAGGGACCATACATCAACAACGCAGGAATATCCGCAAAATCGAATGCGGATGTGTCATTGGTGTCGTAAAAGCTGAATGCGATCGAACCTATGTAGTGGTCTGCCAACGCTCCGAATGTCACTCCGCATAGAAAGAAAATAGCGGAAAGTTTTCTTGGGAAGCGCGGAGGAACTTTATAAATAATGAAGAGCCCGAGGCACAATCCCGCAATCACATACCACTCATTGGCATTAAAATGAGTGTCATATACTTTTATGGCCGTCAAGCATGTCCCTCTTTCCTTTGGTCAAACCGCTTGTACCAGGACGTTAAACCCCAAAGAATTACGAATAAACCCAGATAACCTATTCCTATTACGGGCCATACGAAGGAGTAATGATACGAAATAATTTTGAAACGGTTTAGGGCCCAGTCGAATAGGGTTAGTCCAACCCAAATGACGATGGGGATGCCCCACTGCGGTTTTCTTCCATCTGGAGTTTGCAGAGCATTCAAGGCCAGCAGGATGAAAAGCGGAACGGTAATGACTCGATATACCGTCGCCGCAAGCAAAGCGGTGCCGTTCTTTGGAATGCTTATGTAATGAAAGTTTAGATCGAGTATGGTGTAAGAAGTTGCGGTAAGGCTTAGTACAATACCGTACAAAAAGACAACATCCAGAATAGACAGCCTTTTTGGCGTGATGGCGAATAAAATGATGGTTAACCAGGCGATAAAAACACATACGACTAATGGCATTTCACAAATCCCCGTCACTTCATATTGTGAACCTTCTTTTCGTTCATTATTGCCCTAAAAACCCCCCCTATTCGTGTACAGCTTCGAGGATCCGGACGGCCACATGTGATGAAATTTCAAAACTCTGACCTTGGGGTCAGAGTTTTTTTATTGCGCTATCGCTCATTCATCCTTCGACAACACGAAAGTTCTGTAAAGCTGCTCCAGCATC contains:
- a CDS encoding HNH endonuclease, which translates into the protein MITVLNVDGQNLTPCLPHRAEREVNRARAVWIDERTIQLLYNPFVFQQYRKAALKRDHYTCLWCGLPASTVDHIVPSSKGGSDHPRNLLAACSDCNSKRGNRSAYACLKEKFLSVPNVMKLGYRIIKATYSHTGKVLGLRMKAFILR
- a CDS encoding SDR family oxidoreductase is translated as MSLKGKRVIVVGGTSGIGLSTAKAFLEEGAQVVIASRSSAKLSEAKQTLGGNVETYELDFRSEENAASLFKKVGEFDHLVITAGEGAMGDFRELPVDQAQTAFNSKFWGQYMTVKAALPYLNKEGSISLTSGVYGKRPAKGASTLAAINSALEGLMRGLAVDLAPIRVNVVSPGIVDTPVYAGMPEEHRKSMFNAIASQLPVGRVAQPEDIAEAYVYLAKNGFTTGTVILIEGGALLS